gacttaggataaaCCAAAATGCCTTATTTTTATGTCCAAGGGAGTACTAGTTTggtggtttgtaataactatgAAAGTTTTCTTGTAGCTACATAGTTGTAATTCatgttttttttatgaaatacCTGCGTGAAAAAAGGCCACAGCATGTTTGCTCATGCAATCTGTTTGGCAGCTCCGCTGACAGTGAAATCTTAGTTTGCCATTTGAGTCAGCAAATTTGCAATGTATATGAATCCATATCGTTTCCATCATGCCGGTAAAAGTGCCAATCAACCTTGCCCCAGGTTACACCCTTGCTTGTGCGGGCGTGCCGCAAATCGTCGCATAGTCATATCACTTTTCGAATGGCAGCAGTTATCTACACGCATAAAGTTTGAGGCACCAGTGCCAGGACATAATAGGTTCAAAGCTAATGGTTGTCTGCTTGAGTAGTTGGGTTAAATTCTCCTCAGGTATGATTAACTTCGTGGACAAACTGAAAGTGCCTTTCAAATAATTTACAGAGGTGCACACTGCGAATATTCCCAATGCAACAAGAAAACAATGTATGGTAGATGAGGGAATGAGAAAGAAGATTAGTTACCAAACAATGTTGTCCTTGGTCATTACGGGTATGCAAATTTCAGGCAACTATTTCACTTGTGTTTGTACCTGCAGCAGGTCTACCAGACCATCACTGTATTTTTCTAAGATCCTTGTATGCGACACAACACCAAAAGACATTAATAGGCCATTTGCAATATGTTTAACTACATTGTGGATTGCTTTTTCCTATGCTTCAGAACTAAACCGATGGCAGCTCCAGTTCTCCAACCACTGTTGCTGGTGGAAACAAAGACAGATTCCAGGTGTTCAATAACTGTTGCTGACGGAAATAAAGACATGGCTTGGTCGAACTGCTTCAACAATCAGGATCATTGAACATGAAATTTCATAGGGTCCAAGGCTTCAACAGTTCAAATACGAGCTGGTTAACAAATTTCGTCTGCAAATATAATGTCGAATATGTATTGAACTGCAAAATGAGGAAAAATGAATGTAACAGTCAGCTGTGTATTTGGACACTTATAATTGGCATAACTGAAACTAACTGGATAATTTATTCTGTTTACATTACTCGCCTTCATCTTTTGGTATGTTTGGCTGGTCAACTAAGAGTTGGCGGAGTGCAGCAATGTCACTGGAACTGCACATGAATGAACACCACCGTTGCTATAGTTAATAGAGTACCAATGAAAAATTTTGAATTGCAAGCCTTCTAAATGCTAATTTAAGAAATATTACTATTATTTACAAGAAACTAAAGAGAGAATGAACTCCAGAGAGAACAAATCTATGAGTTGAATAGGGTAAGCTGAATCCATCGAACTTGCCTGCTCTTCCATGTCAACAAGGAGATAACTGATGATTTTAGTGCAAACCTGTCAAATGGCAATCAGGATAAGTTCGTAGGAAAACAGGAAGAGAGaaggtgtggggggggggggggggtactgtGGAAAACTAAGGTTACATGTAATGCGAGAGTAGACTCAGGACAAATGTCTATGACATCCTAGACATATGATTACAACGAAAGAATATAAAAAACATGTCTCAAGTTGTGGATCGGCAAACCAAAATTAAGTTGAAAATAGTAGCCAGAACTGAATGTACAAATCAGCATGAACTGAACTTCTTAGTCATAGTTACTGCTATGCTCGGATTGGGTCCTAACAAATCAGGTCCAGGAAAATGATCTTAACAAAATACAACTCCAATGAACCAATATAATTATTGTAAGAGCAAATGCAAGCTACACATGGTTAATTTGGGCACTTGCAGGCATAAAGAATTCCTTTCTTACTCAGCCTGGTGCATCTCGCATAATGTCCGAAGCCCATCCAAGCATTCTGCAATAGTTGGCAAAATTCCCACTTCTAATTGCATCTGTTTCACTGTGAGTGCTGACCCGCCTCTCACCATCTGCTTAGTATCACGCAGAGCCTTATTTAGAGCTCTCGCAACGCCATTTAACTTCTCCCTGAGCACTTGGCAGCATTATCATCAGGCCTAAATGAATTGAAAAAATTCCCTTTGCTTGTTCATTTCAAAATTGAAGGGAATGAAACAAAAGTGAAGCAGCTTACAGTGTCTCCCTCATAGAAACAAGCATGAGCTCCAGACTCTCAATCTGCTTCCCCATGA
This window of the Panicum virgatum strain AP13 chromosome 1K, P.virgatum_v5, whole genome shotgun sequence genome carries:
- the LOC120700280 gene encoding uncharacterized protein At5g43822-like isoform X1 yields the protein MEAVVRKVQQRVRKVREEMDLWDDLNSRLLTNFDRTAVVIGRLPVLGEDKNYGALHSVANIPDDLMGKQIESLELMLVSMRETLEKLNGVARALNKALRDTKQMVRGGSALTVKQMQLEVGILPTIAECLDGLRTLCEMHQAEFALKSSVISLLTWKSSSSDIAALRQLLVDQPNIPKDEVQYIFDIIFADEIC
- the LOC120700280 gene encoding uncharacterized protein At5g43822-like isoform X2 is translated as MEAVVRKVQQRVRKVREEMDLWDDLNSRLLTNFDRTAVVIGRLPVLGEDKNYGALHSVANIPDDLMGKQIESLELMLVSMRETLEKLNGVARALNKALRDTKQMVRGGSALTVKQMQLEVGILPTIAECLDGLRTLCEMHQAEFALKSSVISLLTWKSSSSDIAALRQLLVDQPNIPKDEGE